The window CCGAAGTACCGGCGCAGGTAGGCGGCATACCCGGGGGCGTGGTCGGGGCCGGGGGCGATGGCCACCACGGTCGTGGCGTGCGGATTGCCGGGGCCCCACCACCAGTCGGTGTTGTGGGCGCTCACGGCCGTGGGCAGCCCGGTACCGCGGCCGAGTTCGTTGATGGCGCCGACCTCGCCGTAGTCCGCCGCGAAGATCACTGCGTTCGCGCGCTGTTCGGGCGGGAGCCCGGTCCATACCTGCCGCACGGTGCCCACCAGTTGGGGCCAGCCCAGGGATTCCCCAGAATTGGCGCTGATGCCGTACGTCCAGGCCGCGCTGGAAGGCGGCAGTACCGGTAGCACGATCACGGCGAGCAGCGCCGCCGAGGCGGCGGTTCCGATCATCAGGCTGCGCAGCCGGTCCGGGCGGGAGTGCAGCCACCCGTCGAGTCCCACCGCCCCGGCCGCCAGCAGACACACGTACAGGCCGCCCAGGTAGTACACCTGCGCTCCGGTCGTCACGGCGAACAGCACGAACAGCACGGCGTACGCGGTCACCAGGCACCGCCACAGCGGCCGGCCGGACCGCCACAGGAACCGCAGGCCCGCCACCCACAGCACCGTCATCGCCAGACAGGACATCCCGAGCTGCCCCACGATCCAGGTGAGGATGTTCCCCGCGCCTCCGTTCTCCCCGTTCAGCGCCCGCGTCATCGCGAACATGGCCCAGCCGTGCCGCGCCTGCCACCACAGGTCGGGCAGCACGAGCACCACGGCTATCGCAGCGCCCGCAAGCAGGCGGCGATCAGCTACGGTCCCGCGGGCCGGGCCGAGCAGCGCGGCGGCCAGCAGGACGATCCCAAAAATGGCCGCGAGGTGGTTGAATTCCGCGCCGAGGCCGACCAGCGCGCCCGCAGCGAGCCACCACCGCGTGTCGCCCGTGCGGCCGATCCGCACGACCACGAACGCGATCGCCGCCCACGCCAGCACTTCGTACGACGTCGTGTTGGCGACGTGCGCGCCGCCCAGCAGCACGGGCATGGTGCCGGTCGCGACCGCCGCGAGCAACTGCGCCCGCCGCGCGCCACCGAACTCCCGCGCGGTCAGCCCGCCCACGATCACCGTGCCCGCCGCCGCCAACGCAGGCCACAGTCGCAGGCCGGCCTCCGAGACCCCGAACAACGACAGCGAGAGCCGGGCCAGCACCGGCGCCAGTACCGGCTGGTCCACATAACTCGCCTGGAGATGCCGGGCGCAGTCGAGGAAGTACAGCTCGTCGATGTGGAAGCCGTAGCGCGGGGACAGCGCCATCAGCAGGGCGAAGACCGCCCCCGCGACGGCGAACACCCGCCGGTCCAGCGGTACGATCCGCCCGCCGGCCTCCCCGACCTCGCCAGCACGCCCCACGTCCACCATCCCCCGGTCCTCGGCCCCTCGGTCGCACCGTCCGCGCGACCGAAGTGGCCCGGCACGCACGGCCCTTGGGCCGCTCGTACCTTACGCACCCGGCCGCGCACGGTGAAGAGCCCCCGACCGGCACTTCCGGTCGCGGGCCCGCGAGGCCGAGCAACAGCGCGGCCCGGGCCCTGCGAATGCTGCATCACGGTCCGGATGCCCGGACGGCCGCTTCCTGAGGCCTGGATGATCATCCGCTTCGCCATCCGGGACCAGATCACCGGCGTCGCCGGCTGACCCACCACGGCGTGAACACTGACCCGAAGCCCGACCTCCGCCACTCCCAACGCGCCGTCACGGACCTGCGCACCCGACAAGTGGCAACGACCCGACGCAGCATGTCGTCTGCGCTACCGCGCACCTCGGTCGGCCGTGCCGCGGAGGGGGACGATCAGCGGGAGGCGAGGGGCGTTTCGGACTCGACGCGGGTGAGCTTTTCGGGGTTGCGGACGTAGTAGAGGCCGGCGACGCGGGCGTTCTCCACTCGGAAGGCCAGCACGCCGTCGATCACACCGTCCAGGCGCAGGATGAGTCCGGGGTTGCCGTTGACCGTCGTGGGCTCACTGACGAGGGTGCCGCCTGCCTTGTCGAGACTGCCGGCCATGTAACGGAGCACCTTGTCGGCGCCGACGACCGGCCGCAGGGCCGCCAGCCTGAGGCCGCCGCCGTCGCTGACGAAAACAACGTCCGGGGCGAGTACGTCGAGCAGCCCCTGCAGGTCCCCGGTCACGAGCGCGGACTGGAACGAATTCAACGCTGCCCGGGCTTCTTCCGGGGAAACCGGTGTGCGCGGCCGACGGGCGTCGACGTGCCGGCGGGCGCGGTAGGCGATCTGGCGTGTGGCGGCGGGGCTCTTGTCGACCGCGGCCGCGATGTCGTCGTAACCGATGTCGAAGACCTCGCGCAGCACGAAAACGGCGCGTTCGGTCGGTGAGAGGGTTTCGAGGATGAACATGAGTGCCAGTGACAGGTTCTCGGACAGCTCGATGTCCTCGGCCACGTCCGGCGCGGTGAGCAAAGGCTCGGGCAGCCAGGGGCCGACGTAGGCCTCCTTGCGCCGTTTGAGGGTGCGTAGCCGATTGAGTGCTTGCCGGGTCGTGATCCGTACCAGGTAGGCGCGCTGGTCCCGCACCTGAGCCAGATCGACCTTGACCCACCGCAGCCAGGCCTCCTGGAGGACGTCCTCGGCGTCCGCCGCCGATCCGAGCATCTCGTAGGCGACGGTGAACAGCAGGTCGCGGTGGGCGACGAAGGCCTCCGTCGCGGGGTCGGTGAAGTGGTCGTTCATGTCGTGCGCTTCACTCTCTCGTGATCGGCCCCATGGGCCGGAAGCAGGCCGTGGAACATGTACCCGGTCTGATGACGGAGTTGTCGGCAGCAGCCCCTCACTGATCAGGCCGTGTGGGGCGGGCTGGTGGGGATGTCCCCCCGGCACCCGGCCACGGCGTACGAGGCGTTGTGTGTTTGTCGCTCCGGCTCGGTCCTCCTTGGCGGCTAGGCCGCGCGTCGGGTGCTGGACGGCGTCGTGCGGTGTTCCGACTGAGACGATTCCGGGCGGTCGGTGCTGTCGCCGTGGGATGCGCGGGAACTGGCCTTGCGTGCCCCGGACACCAACTTGTTGAGGGTGAACTGGCAGGCGATCTCCTTGACGCCGGCACCTGGCCGCCCGCTGATGTGGAGTGCGTTCACCCTGTCGTTCAGGTAGGAGAACTGGGTGACGCCCTCGTTTCGTCCGAGGCTGAGGCACTGCCCGGCGAACCACATCCGGACGGGAGCGGGTGTTTTCCCCGCGATCCGGCGCAGGATCGTGGCGGCGGCTGCCGGGCCCAGCTGCACGGCGGCCTGGCAGCTCATGCGGAACGGCCGGCCCGTCATCACCGCCGCGTCCCCGGCGGCGACGATGCGCACGTCGTCCACACTGGTCAGCGTCACGTCGGTGAGCAGGCGGCCCTCGGTGTCGGTGCGCAGCCCGCTGCGGGCGGCCAGGTCCGGGACACGGAATCCCGCGGTCCAGATGGTCACAGCGCTGGGCAGGTCGCGGCCGTCGTCGAGCTGTACGCCGTCGCGGGTCACTTCCGTCACCCGCGCACGGGGACCTTCGAGGACGGTCACACCCAGCTTGGTGAGCCGGCGGGCGACCGGGCGGCGGCCCCGGGCATGCAGGGAGGGGCCGATCACGTCGCCGCAGACCAGGGTGACCCTGCGACCCTGTTCGGCCAGCTCGACGGCGGTCTCCAGGCCGGTCGGGCCCGCCCCGACCACGGTCACCGGAGCGGACGCGGGCGTCGCGGCAAGCGCCGACCGCAGCCGTTCCGCCCCCTCGAGATCCGACACCGAATGGGCGAACTCCGCCGCTCCGGGCACGCCGGGATCCGAGGCGCCGCTGCCCACGGCATAGACGAGGTAGTCGTATGAGACCGTGCCGCCGCCCGCCAGCGACACCCGGCGCTCGGCAGCGTCGATCCGGGTCGCGGTGTCGACCACCAGCCGGACGTTCCCGCCCAGAACCTCACCGAAGCCCTCGACCGCGTCATCGGAGCCGGTCACGAGCTGGTGCAGGCGGATCCGCTCGACGAAGTTGGGGCGCGGATTGACCAGGGTCACCGACACGTCCTCGTGCCGAGCCAGGCTGTTGGCCGCCGTCACGCCCCCGTACCCGCCGCCGACGACGACCACCTCGACGTTCCCGTTCATCATGTCTCCCTCGTGTTGTGGACTCGGCATGGAGACACCAGCCGCCCGTCCGGTATAACGGTCCGCGGATGAGACATAGCGCACATCGGACTCGGCGGAAACGTCGGCACGGGCGGTGTCGCCGTGCCGGGTCAAACTTGAACTGTCCACATGAAGTCGGAGATCGGGGTCGGCATCATTCGGCTGCTGACCTTCTACCTGCTGCCGCGCATCAAGCGGATCAACAAGGTCAAGCTGCACCGGTCGGCGGCCGGTGAGGCGGACGCCTACCCCCGCCTCACGCCGGCACTGACTCGCCCGATCCGCTGGGAATTCATCGCCCAGCAGTACGACCATGGGGTCCTTGGTGTTCTCCCCCGCGCAGCGGGCCAACCTCGGGCGCGACCAGCGTCAGCTCGGCAAAGTCGGCATCGCCCTACCGGATGACGTCCTCCGCGCCGCCCAGGATCCCCAACTCGGCGCGGGTGGGCAGTCCTTCCCAGTCGCCGGGCACTGTGCAGGCGAAACACCCGAGGTCACGGCGCTATCCAGGCGTACGATCGGTGGCGCGTCGGCCAGTAGTTCGGAGGCGACGCGTTCTGAGACCACACCAGAGAATCTCTGACTCAGGTCACTAATAGGGCTTGGTCAGCTTCACTCGTGGGTGGCGTGTCTGCTTGTTGGTGAGTGTCGTTGAGGTGGTGTGACACCTGAAGAGATGGCCGGGGTCCGGGAGGACCTGGAGGCATTCACGACGGAGATGTTCGACGGGTTCTTCCGTGCGGATCAGCGGCGGTGGGGGCAGGTGTATGTGCGTGGGCTGCTGCTGGAGGGTCGGCGCAAGTCGGTGGAGCCGATGGCGGCGCGTCTGGGCGAGGACGGCAACCGGCAGGCGCTGGCCCACTTCGTGACTACCAGCCCGTGGGATCCAGCGCATGTGCGGGCCCGGCTGGCCTGGAAGATGCAGGATGTGATCGGCGCGGAGGCGCTGATCGTCGATGACACCGGCTTTTTGAAGGACGGGGACGCCTCGGCGTGTGTGTCCCGGCAGTACACCGGCACCGCGGGCAAGGTCACCAATTGTCAGGTCGGGGTGTCGTTGCACCTGGCCCGCGATCATGCCTCGGCCGCGGTGAACTGGCGGCTGTTCCTGCCCGCTTCCTGGGATCCGGGCTCGCCGGAGGCGGATGCGGACAAGGTCGCCCGCCGGGGCCGCTGCGGCATTCCCTCCCAGGCGGGGCATGTGGAGAAGTGGCAGCTGGCCCTGGACATGATCGATGAGACCCGCTCGTGGGGCATCGACCTCCCCTTGGTCGTCGCGGACGCCGGATACGGTGATGCCGCCGCCTTCCGTCTGGGCTTGGAGGAACGCAACCTGCCTTATGCGGTGGGCATTTCTTCCCGCCACACCGCCCATCGGGCCGGCGCCCGGCCTGTCCAGCCTGCCTATGCGGGCACCGGCCGGCCACCGAAGATGCAGTATCCCGAGCCTGCACAGACCATGAAAAATTTGGTCATCGCGGCCGGCCGGGCTGCTGCGAGACCGGTGTCCTGGCGGGAAGGATCCCGGCCAGGCCAGGGCCAAAGCGGCTTCAAGCGCATGCACTCACGCTTCGTCGCTCTGCGCGTCCGACCGGCCGGACGCGGTGCCCGCACAGCCGGCGACGGTCCAGAACTACCAGAGCGCTGGCTGCTGGCCGAATGGCCCGCCACCGAGCCCGAGCCGGTGCAGTTCTGGCTCTCGAACCTGCCTTCCGGGATGCCGCTGGCCACACTGGTGCGGCTGGCCAAACTACGCTGGCGCATCGAGCACGACTACCGCGAGATGAAACAGGCCCTGGGACTTGCCCACTTCGAAGGCCGCACCTGGAACGGCTGGCATCACCACGTCACCCTCGTCTCCGCAGCTCATGCCTTCTGCACCCTGCAACGACTGGCACACCACCCAAAAGACTCAGCGCAGGTCTGAGCCTCTACCAGGTCCTCCGCGAACTCCAGACACTCCTCGCCCTCTGGGTCGGCGCCTGCCCCACCTGCCACCGCAACATACCCACCCCCATACGAACCTGACCAAGCCCTACTAAGGGCTGTCCCGTAATCCCTGGCGGGCGCGCGACGACAGCTACGGCACCTCGCCGCGTTGTCGGAACGCCCGAATACGCCCAGTATGAGGACGCCCCTCCGCCTTGCGATGCACCGCATCTGACGCCGCCCGCTGATCCACCAGGGATTACGGGACAGCCCTTAGCGGGTCAGCGTCTCGAAGCCGACATCTCCGCAGTACTGCACGACGCGCCCCTCCGCCTCGGAGTCACTGTTGTTCATCGCCGCCACCGTCGCCTCCGCCAAGGTGCGGCCTCCGCCGACGGGCTCATCACGCAGCGGTCGCATTGCGAGGAAGGCGTCCTGAGCGACCGCCCCGACCTCGTCGTACCCTGACGACTCCGGAGTGTCCGTGGCCGCCGCGTTCCGCGCTTTCTGCCACGCCCCCAGCTGCGTGCAGTAGTTCTCCCGCTGCGCGGTCAGCCGCTCCTCGTCCTTGCCCTCGGACGAGGAACACCCCGCCGCCACCGCCACCAGGGCGAGGACCGGGACTACCGCCTTAAGCACGCGCACCACGTTGCCCCCCGGCTGAAACTGCGTCCGCCCGCCCCTGCCACCCTCAACTCCCGCAGCAGAATACCCGCGCCGGATACCTTGCCCCCACTCGCTCCCCCATTGAGCCGACCCGAGGCCGCCGACAACACATCAAACCCGGGCGTAGCCACCACCCGAAGAGACCTATCGGCACCTGGCTGAGGCGCCCACACATCCGCGGCCAAAATCAAGAAGAAGTGTTCGGCTACAAAGGTCCAAATGGCTGCGCGGCATCGAGTACATGGCGCAGGACTACCGCGGATTCTGGGAGGAACGCGGCGACCACAACATCGCCGACCCCGGGGCCGGCCAACGCCACTCGCGGCCCGGTCATCGGTGGGACCCGGGCGGCCAAGTCTCTTCAGCCACAAGCGGCAACACCTCACCAGCCCCTCCCGGAATCCCCAGGCGACGGGACCCTACGAATGGCCCAATCCACCCGCCTAGAAGGTAGGACACCTCATGCGGCTAAGCCATCAAAGGGAGAACGGTCCCCGGCGGAAATCGGGTACTCGATGCGGACACAGCCTGGGAGGCTGTGCGGGTGACTGAGACGACCCCCTATGACGCCGACCGTGCCCGATTCACCCGCCAGGCGCTGGCACGCCTGGTCCTCTGCGACCACGCCGTGGACGTAGCCGATAGCGCAAGGGGCCTGGTCGCCACCGAGAACGACCCTGACGCCGGTCCCGGGGGTCGGATCAGCCAAGCGTTCCAGCTCATCGAACTCACGGAGCGTGCTCTGGTATCGGCCGTGATCTACGAACGCGAGCGAGGGAGCTCCTGGGCGGAGATCTCCCAGTACCTGGGAATCGGTCCAGCGGAAGCGGAAGAGCGTTTTGCTGCCAACTTGGACGGCTGGAACACGGCCTTCGACGTCCCGTACCGGCTCGACGACACCGGCCGCAAGCGCATACCCCAGCTGCCCACGGCAGCGTACGACCCCGCATGGGCCTGCGACCACCTCGACCGCTGGGCCTACCTCCAGCGCCTTGGGATCGATCAACACCAGGCCGTGAGTTCCGGACTGATCACGGCCGCGCCGGAGGACGAGTCCTCGTCCGTCACCCCGTAGCGGCGTTCACTGGAAAGGCGGTCACTTCGTCGAACGGCGGGTCTGAAGGCAGTGGCGGAGCTGTCCGAGCATGCGGTTGAACAGGTGTCGCAGAGTTTGGACCAGTCGCCTGCCTCGCGTCGTCGCCGCTAGTGGGCCTTCGCTCCCTTCGAGTGTGTGAGGGAGGCGAAGGCCCATAGGTAGCCGGCGCAGTTGGTCGGTGATCTTGGTCAAGAATCCGTCCACCATGGGCTTCGCTGAAATTTCAACTCAACTGCCAAGCTCACGCAGCAGTTTACGAACCGCCCGTCGGTGTGTGGATCGGCAACGCCATGGCGCGCCCGGGCCTACTGGGGAGTCGTGAAGCGGGCTCGCCACAGGTCCCGGAGCAACGCGATCTCGGCCATGTGGTGGATGA is drawn from Streptomyces sp. NBC_01717 and contains these coding sequences:
- a CDS encoding ArnT family glycosyltransferase; this encodes MVDVGRAGEVGEAGGRIVPLDRRVFAVAGAVFALLMALSPRYGFHIDELYFLDCARHLQASYVDQPVLAPVLARLSLSLFGVSEAGLRLWPALAAAGTVIVGGLTAREFGGARRAQLLAAVATGTMPVLLGGAHVANTTSYEVLAWAAIAFVVVRIGRTGDTRWWLAAGALVGLGAEFNHLAAIFGIVLLAAALLGPARGTVADRRLLAGAAIAVVLVLPDLWWQARHGWAMFAMTRALNGENGGAGNILTWIVGQLGMSCLAMTVLWVAGLRFLWRSGRPLWRCLVTAYAVLFVLFAVTTGAQVYYLGGLYVCLLAAGAVGLDGWLHSRPDRLRSLMIGTAASAALLAVIVLPVLPPSSAAWTYGISANSGESLGWPQLVGTVRQVWTGLPPEQRANAVIFAADYGEVGAINELGRGTGLPTAVSAHNTDWWWGPGNPHATTVVAIAPGPDHAPGYAAYLRRYFGHVRVAATLSNPDGVHNVEWGGHVYVCTGPRRAWGEMWPELRHYA
- a CDS encoding RNA polymerase sigma-70 factor, producing MNDHFTDPATEAFVAHRDLLFTVAYEMLGSAADAEDVLQEAWLRWVKVDLAQVRDQRAYLVRITTRQALNRLRTLKRRKEAYVGPWLPEPLLTAPDVAEDIELSENLSLALMFILETLSPTERAVFVLREVFDIGYDDIAAAVDKSPAATRQIAYRARRHVDARRPRTPVSPEEARAALNSFQSALVTGDLQGLLDVLAPDVVFVSDGGGLRLAALRPVVGADKVLRYMAGSLDKAGGTLVSEPTTVNGNPGLILRLDGVIDGVLAFRVENARVAGLYYVRNPEKLTRVESETPLASR
- a CDS encoding NAD(P)/FAD-dependent oxidoreductase — protein: MNGNVEVVVVGGGYGGVTAANSLARHEDVSVTLVNPRPNFVERIRLHQLVTGSDDAVEGFGEVLGGNVRLVVDTATRIDAAERRVSLAGGGTVSYDYLVYAVGSGASDPGVPGAAEFAHSVSDLEGAERLRSALAATPASAPVTVVGAGPTGLETAVELAEQGRRVTLVCGDVIGPSLHARGRRPVARRLTKLGVTVLEGPRARVTEVTRDGVQLDDGRDLPSAVTIWTAGFRVPDLAARSGLRTDTEGRLLTDVTLTSVDDVRIVAAGDAAVMTGRPFRMSCQAAVQLGPAAAATILRRIAGKTPAPVRMWFAGQCLSLGRNEGVTQFSYLNDRVNALHISGRPGAGVKEIACQFTLNKLVSGARKASSRASHGDSTDRPESSQSEHRTTPSSTRRAA
- a CDS encoding Tn3 family transposase, coding for MKSEIGVGIIRLLTFYLLPRIKRINKVKLHRSAAGEADAYPRLTPALTRPIRWEFIAQQYDHGVLGVLPRAAGQPRARPASARQSRHRPTG
- a CDS encoding IS701 family transposase, which encodes MAGVREDLEAFTTEMFDGFFRADQRRWGQVYVRGLLLEGRRKSVEPMAARLGEDGNRQALAHFVTTSPWDPAHVRARLAWKMQDVIGAEALIVDDTGFLKDGDASACVSRQYTGTAGKVTNCQVGVSLHLARDHASAAVNWRLFLPASWDPGSPEADADKVARRGRCGIPSQAGHVEKWQLALDMIDETRSWGIDLPLVVADAGYGDAAAFRLGLEERNLPYAVGISSRHTAHRAGARPVQPAYAGTGRPPKMQYPEPAQTMKNLVIAAGRAAARPVSWREGSRPGQGQSGFKRMHSRFVALRVRPAGRGARTAGDGPELPERWLLAEWPATEPEPVQFWLSNLPSGMPLATLVRLAKLRWRIEHDYREMKQALGLAHFEGRTWNGWHHHVTLVSAAHAFCTLQRLAHHPKDSAQV